CCGCCGTGAACAAATCAGACCGGTTGAAGAAAGGAGCTGTTATGGACATCGTCGTCTGCGTCAAGAGGGTTCCTGAGACGGCTGAAGCCGACATTGTCATCGACGAGACGGGCAAGGACATAGACACCCGGGGACTCGTCTTTGATATCAACGAGTGGGACAACTACGCCGTGGAAGAGGCGGTTCTTCTCAAGGAGAAGTACGGCGGGTCAGTGACCGTTGTATCCATGGGTCCCCAGGAGTCGAACGAGACCCTCAGGAGAGCCCTGGCAATGGGGGCTGACGAAGCGATCCGCCTCACCGACCCGGCCTTTTCCGGGTCCGACGGGTATGCCATTGCCAGGATTCTCGGCGAGGCTATCAGGCCTCTCGCCTATGACCTGATCCTCACGGGGGTTCAGGCCGAGGATGACGGGTACGGGCAGGTGGGCCCTACTCTTGCCGAGATGCTGGGAATCGGCCATGCTGCGGTTGTCAATATGATCGAAAGGATCGATGGGGGGAGAGCCAGAATCCATCGAGAACTGGAAGGCGGCCTGGAAGAGGTTCTCGACCTCGAACTCCCCGCTGTTCTCACCATTCAGTCGGGCATCAATGAACCCAGGTATGTCTCCATCATGGGGATCCGAAGGGTGGCAAAGAAGGAGATCAGGGTCCTCGGCCTTGCCGACCTGGCGCTGAAAGAGGATGAAACAGGAGAACAAGGCTCCAAAAGCGTTGTCGAGAGGGTCTTTCTTCCGCCTGCCGGAGAAGGGGCCCAGATGCTGGAAGGATCTGTTGAAAGCCTTGCCGAGAGTGTCGTCTCCATCCTGAAAGAGAAAGGAGGGCTGGCCTAGATGGAAGATATCTTTGTCCTTGCAGAACACCGCCAGGGGGAACTCCGAGACATCACCTTTGAGATGCTCACCAAGGGGAAGGCAATGGCCGAGGAAACAGGCACCTCGCTGGCAGCCGTCCTCCTCGGACACGGGGTGGGAAAGATGGCCGAGCAATTGAAGGACAAGGCCAACAGGGTGATCCTGGTGGAGGACCCGAGACTGGAGACCTACAACTCCGAGGCCTATGAGAGGGTGCTCGCCGAACTCCTGGAAGGGGAGAACCCCCGCCTCCTCCTTATCGGCCATACGGCCTTCGGCATGGATCTCGCCCCGAGCCTTGCGACCCGGATTCGCGTCCCTATTGCCACCGACTGTATCGATGTGACGATCAGAGACGGCGAGGTAAGAGCGACCCGCCAGGTATATGGAGGCAAGCTGAATGTGGAGGTCCGCCTCAAACCCGCTCCGCAATCCGTGATCACCATTCGACCGGCCTCTTTCACCGTGGAGGAATACTCCCTGACCGGGGAGATCGTCACGGTCGCTTCCCCCATGGAAGAAGAGATCGTCTCAAAACGTTTTGTCGAATACGTGGAGGCCGCGGCAGGAGAAGTGGACATCACCCAGGCCAACATCCTCGTCTCCGTGGGGAGGGGGATCAAGGACCAGGATAACATCCCCATGGTCAAGGAACTGGCCGATGCTCTGGGAGCCGCCCTTTCGTGCAGCCGGCCGGTGGTGGACAAGAAGTGGCTTCCAAAGGAACGACAGGTTGGGACCTCGGGCAAGACGGTGAAACCCAAGGTCTACATCGCAATCGGCATCAGCGGGGCCTTCCAGCACGTGGCCGGTATGAAGGGTTCGGGCACCATCATCGCCATAAACAAGGACCCTAAGGCACCGATCTTCAGTGTGGCCCATTATGGAATCGTGGGGGACCTCTTCAAGATTGTCCCGGCCTTGAAGGAGAAAGTAAAAGAGGTCTTTGCCTAGGCGGGGATCTCTGCGGGTTTTTGAGGAGGTAATGGATTTCACACTGACCGATCAGCAGAGAGATATTCAACGCGCTGCCCTCGACTTTGCCCGGGGCGAATTCGACAGAGACCTGGCCATGGAGTTGGAGAAGGCGCATAGCTTCCCCACGTCGATCTGGAAAAAGGCCTGCAGGCTCGGTTTCGTCGGCATCCATTTCCCGGAGCGATACGGCGGCCAGGGGCTCGGCATTCTGGAAAACACGTTGGTGGTGGAGGCCTTCTGCCGGCAGGACTCGGGCATCGGTGTGGCTCTCAGTCTGGCAGACTTCAGTTCCGAGGTCATCCAGAGGTTCGGCACGGAGGACCAGAAAACCACCTACCTCCCCCCGGTCACCCGGGGAGAGGCCATCTCTGCGGGCGCTTACACCGAACCGGATCACGGGAGTGACATTACTCGCCTCTCGACGAGGGCCGTCAAGCAGGGGCGGCACTTTGTGATCAACGGTACCAAGACCTTCATCACCAACGGGGGACTCGCCCGACACTTCGTGGTCCTCTGCCAGACAGACCCGGGGGCCGACCCTCCCCACCGGGGAATGTCGACCCTCCTTGTGGAGAGAGATACGCCGGGATTTGAAGCCTCGGAGCTCGGCGACAAGATGGGCATCCGCATGACGTCGACGGCGGAACTCTCCTTCTCCGATGTCCGCGTACCCCTGGGAAACCTCATCGGCAGCGAAAACAAGGGGTTCTACCAGGTGCTCGAGTTCTTCGACGAGAGCCGGATCGAGATAGCCGCCCAGGCCCTTGGAATCGGTCAAGGGGCCTTTGACAGGTCTCTCGGCTATGCCAAGGAGAGGCGCCAATTCGGAAGAAGAATAGCAGACTTCCAGGTCACCAGGCATAAGCTTGCGGACATGTACACCATGCTTGAGACGGCCCGGCTTCTCACGTACAAGGCTGCCTGGAACTACGATCAGGGCCGTATCGATCCTCAGCTAACCTCCATGGCCAAGCTGCACGCCGCGAGGGTCGGGGTCGAGGTCGCCGAGGAGGCTGTTCAGATACTGGGAGGATACGGCTACATGACCGAGTACGAGGTGGAGCGGTTCTATCGTGATGCAAGAATCATGGAGATCTATGAGGGAACCCGGGAGATCCAGAAGAACACGATTGCAAGCTCTCTGGTTGGAAAGCCGGAGTGACTCATGGGAGTTACCAGGACCGTAAGGCATCCGACAGACAGGATCTTGAAACCAAGTCATTGGGAATTCATCGGGCATTTGGATTTTGACGTTTGACATCGCAGCAGATACAGCCATGGGAGTCCCCCCCAAAGAGACAGAACATCGTGTGACCCCGGCCGCCCTGGTTATCGGAGGGGGCATAGCCGGTATGCAGGCCTCTCTCGATATAGCCGACAAGGGGTTCAAGGTGGTTCTGGTAGAAAGAGAACCTACCATCGGGGGGCACATGGCCCAGCTCGACAAGACCTTTCCCACCCTCGACTGTTCCTCCTGTATCCTGACACCGAAGATGGTCGAGGTCGGCAACCACCCCAACATCGAACTACTGACCTGCGCCGAGGTCACCCGGGTTGAGGGAGAGGTGGGCCGCTTCCGGGTTACCATCACGAAGAAACCGAGATACGTGGACCTGAAGAGATGCACCGGATGCGGCCTCTGCGCGGAGGCATGCGTCCAGCACAACCGAATCCCCAATGAGTTCGACATGGGCATGGGTAAGCGCTCTGCCATATACATCCCCTTTCCACAGGCCGTCCCCCAGAAATACCTCATAGATCCCAACCGGTGCTTCATGCTCACCAAAGGAAAATGCGGAAAACAACCCAGATGCCAGGAGGCCTGCGGACCCGGGGCAATCGACTTCGGTCAAAAAGAGGAGACCCTCACCATCCGGGCCGGGGTCATAGTGGTGGCCACGGGCTACGATCAGTTCGATGGAAGGCTGAAACCCGAGTACGGCTACGGCCTTTACGAGAATGTGCTCTCGGCCATCGAATTCGAGAGGCTCTGCTCCGCCTCGGGACCGACGCGGGGGAGGCTCGAGAGAAACGGGAAAGAACCCAAAAGGGTGGTCTTCATACAGTGCGTGGGATCGAGAGACAGGACGGTGGGAAACCCTTACTGCTCGAGAGTCTGCTGCATGTACACGGCCAAGCAGGCTCATCTCGTACGGGAACTGATCCCGGATGCCAAGATCACGGTCTGCTACATGGACGTGAGGGCCTATGGAAAGGGGTATGAGGAGTTCTACGATCGGGTCCAGAAGGAGGGGGTCGTTTTCAGGCGCGGAAATCCCTCAGAGATATACAGAGAGGGAGACTGTCTGGTAGTCCGGGGGGAGGACACCCTTCTGGGGATGCCGTACGAGGAGAAAGCGGATCTTGTGGTGTTGGCAAACGGCCTGGTCCCCAGAGCAGACGCCCAGGATCTTGGCCTGCTCTTGGGCATCTCCCACACCGAGGATGGGTTCTTCGAGGAAGCTGAAACAAAGGAGACCATCCTCACTGCCAGACCCGGGGTATTCCTGGCTGGCTGTTGCCAGGGCCCCAAGGATATCCCGGACACGGTCGCCCAGGCAAGCGGTGCCGCGGCCCTGTCATGTATACACCTCGCAGAGCAGAGGGCAGGGGCCGAGGGTCCCAAAGCAAACAGAGGCGGGCCCCAGCAGTACGCGAGAGACAGGCATGGAGCACCTGAATGAAGATCGGTGTCTACATCTGCCACTGCGGAGTCAATATAGCCGACCATGTCGATGTGGAGGCGGTCAGGGACGCTGCCAAGGCGGAGCCCCATGTCGCCATTGCCAGGGACTATACCTATATGTGCTCCGACCCGGGACAGGACCTCATCGCAAGGGATATAGAGTCAGAGAAGCTCGATCGGATCGTGGTGGCGGCCTGCTCGCCCAACATGCATGAGCGGACCTTTCGAAACGTTCTTTCCAAGGCAGGGCTGAACCCTTACCTTCTCGAGATCGCCAACATTCGCGAGCACTGCTCCTGGGTCCACACCGACCGGGAAAAAGCAACGGCAAAGGCCATAGATCTCGTTCTGGCAGCCCTTGCCAAGCTCCGGTTGCTCGAGCCCCTGGAGACCGAGGAGAGAGGGGTGACCCCTGCTTGTCTGGTCATCGGGGGAGGCATCGCGGGAATTCAGGCCGCACTGGATATCGCCGCATCCGGTTTCCAGGCCCATCTCGTCGAGAGGGAACCCTTTGTTGGAGGCCATGTGGCCCGCTTGGACCGGACTTTTCCCTACCTCGAGGAGGCCGAGGGGCTGATCCGCCCGAGAGTCGAGGCCCTCCTGAGTCATCCAAGAATCAACGTCATGACCCTCTCCCAGGTCGAGACCGTTGAGGGATCGATTGGAGAATTCCGTGTTGGAGTGAGGAGAAAGCCTCGTTACGTGGATACCCAAAAGTGCGAGGCCTGCGGTGAATGCCTCAAGGCCTGCCCGGTTGACGTAGTGTCCCAGGACAGAGTGGAACCCCAAACGAGAAAGGCGATATACCTTCCCTCACCTTCCGGGCCGGGCAGTTTCCCTGTCGTCGACCCTAATGCCTGTCTACGCTTGCAGGGCCAGACGTGCGATCTCTGTGAAAGGGCCTGCCCTGTGGAAGCAATAGACTTTGCACAAGAGGAACATACCGAGGAGCTGAAAGCGGGAGCCATCGTCGTGGCTACGGGTCACGACCATTTCGATGCCACGGAAAAGGGCGAATTCGGATACGGCAGGTACGACCGGCTCATCACGGCTCCTCAAATGGAGAGCTTGATGTCTCGCGGAGTATCCGAGGGTGGCGAATTTTCGATCGGCGGCAGTGTTCCAAAGACCGTAGCATTCATCCAGTGTGTCGGCTCCCGGGACAAGAAGGTAGGCAATGAGTATTGCTCACGGGTATGCTGCGCCTACACGGCCAAGCAGGCCCTCTGGGTGCGCGACCAAATCCCCGATTCAGAGGTGACGGTCTTCTATATCGATGTGAGGACATTTGGAAAGGGCTACGAAGAGCTTTACGAGAAGGCCCAGAAAAAAGGGGTCATCTACACAAAGGGGATCCCCTCCGAGATATTCAAAAGTGGAGGGAAGCTGGTCCTCAGAGGCGAGGACGGGCTTCTCGCCCGGCCCTATGAGAAGGCATTTGATCTGGTTATCCTCTCCACCGGACTGGTCCCCTCGAAAGGGGCCGGGAATCTCAGGGCGGTGCTCAAACTCTCCCTCAGCTCCGACGGTTTCTTCATGGAAGCCCATCCCAAACTCAGGCCCCTCGACACCGCAAGTGACGGCATATTCCTGGCCGGGACCTGCCAGGGCCCCAAGGATATCGCAGACACCCTGGCCCAGGCCCATGGAGCGGCCTCCAGGGCCGCGACCGTTCTGTTCCGGGGAAAGGTGGCCATCGACCCGGTTATTGCCTCTGTCGACGATCAGATCTGCTCAGGCTGCGGCATCTGCGAGGGGATCTGTGAGTACGGCGCTCTGAAGCTGGAACCCTACACGGGAAAGATGACAGTCAACAGGGCTCTCTGCAAGGGTTGCGGCGCATGCAACTCGGCCTGTCCGAACGGCGCCATCTCTCTGAGACACTTCAGGGCAGACCAGATCCTGGCACAGGTCTACTCCCTTTGTCTGGGCTGGTAGTCTGTGCAAAGGGCCGATCCCTTCTCGTCTGGTCGTGAAACCGTGATGCCCTTGCCCGGGGAAGGAGGGGAAAGATGAGCAAGGACGACCTTACGAGAATCCGGCAGGGGAGGAGACTCCGGAAGAGGGACCTGGAGGAGGCAGAGTCGAAGGTCCCCCCCCGGTCTCATCGTTTCTCCACGGTTTCCGATCTGGAGATCGAAGCCCTCTACACCCCGGAGGACGTCAAGGATCTCGACTATTCCAGGGACCTCGGGTTTCCCGGTCGCTATCCCTTCACCCGGGGGATTCATCCTTCCATGTACCGCGGAAGGCTCTGGACCATGCGGATGTTCTCCGGCCTGGGGGGTCCTGAAGAGACCAACCGGCGTTTCAAGTACCTCCTAGAACAGGGTGAAACCGGGCTCAGCGTGGCCTTCCACTTTCCGACCCTTATGGGTTATGACAGCGATTCTCCGATGGCAAGGGGAGAGGTCGGCAAGTGTGGTGTCGCCGTCGACACCCTCAGAGACATGGAGATCCTGCTGGACGGGATCGCCCTGGACAGGGTTACGACTTCCATGACCATCAACCCTCCGGCATCGATCCTCCTGGCCATGTACATCGTCGTGGCGGAGAAACAGGGGGTGGACCGGAGGCAGATCAGTGGAACGATTCAGAACGACATGCTCAAGGAGTTCATCGCCCAGAAGACCCTGATGCTCCCCCCAGGACCGTCCATCCGCCTCATCGTCGACACCGTCGAGTTCTGTACCCGTGAGGTCCCCTGCTGGAACACTATCAGCGTCAGCGGCTACCACATCAGGGAGGCGGGCGCGACTGCGGTTCAGGAACTGGCCTTTACCCTGGCCGATGGTATTGCTTATGTGGAGGCATGCATCGAGAGGGGCCTCGGGGTCGATGATTTTGCCCCGCGTCTCTCCTTCTTCTTCGACTCCCATATCGACTTCTTCGAGGAGATTTCCAAACTCAGGGCTGCCCGTCGCATGTGGGCCAAAATAATGAAGGACCGATTCGGAGCCAGAAACCCCCGTTCCTGGATGCTCAGATTCCATACACAGACAGCAGGCGTATCCCTGACCGCGCAACAGCCTTACAACAACGTGGTTAGAACGACCGTAGAGGCCATGGCCGCAGTACTTGGGGGAACGCAGTCGCTTCACACCAATGCCCTGGACGAGACCTATGCCATCCCCACCGAGGAGGCGGCCTTCATCGCCTTGCGCACTCAGCAGATTCTGGCCGAAGAGACGGGAATCGCAAATACCATCGATCCCCTGGCCGGCTCGTATTTTGTCGAAGCCCTGACCAACCGGATCGAGCACGACGCCTGGCAGTATATAGGCAAGATCGATAAGATGGGAGGTATGGTAAGGGCCATCGAAAGAGGCTACCCTCAGGCTGAAATCGCGGAATCGGCTTACAGATATCAACAGCAGATCGACAGGGGCGAAAAGACACTGATCGGCGTCAACAGATACGTGACCGAGCATCCTCCCATTCACACGTGGCACATGGATCCCGCGATCGAGAAGAGGCAGCTCGAGCGGCTCAGGGCTGTCAAAGAGGCCAGGGACGCCGCCCTGGTGGAGGCCTGTCTCCGTAAGATACGGGATGCCGCCCTGACCAAGGAAAACCTCATGCCCTATATCATAGATGCCGTGAGGGCCTATGCCACTGTCCAGGAGATCTGCGACGTATTCAGGGAGGTCTTCGGAACATACAGGGATCCAGGGATGTTCTGATGACCCTCCTCGGTGCCCATACCCGCACAGGGGGGAAACAGGGAATACCCGAGTTTACGTCAGGTGACACGCATGCTAAGATAGTGCTGCCAGGAGGATCGGCGTGGGTGGAGAGCGAAAGATCCGGATCCTTATCGCCAAACCCGGCCTCGACGGACACGACAGGGGCGCGCGGGTTATAGCCAGGGGGTTCCGAGACGCCGGCTTCGAGGTCGTCTACACGGGGCTCCATCAAACCCCTGAACAGATTGTGGCCACGGCCATCCAGGAAGATGTGGACCTTATCGGTCTCAGCATCCTTTCGGGCGCCCACGATTATCTCTTCCCAAGGATCATCGAGCTCCTCAAAGAGAAGGGGGCCGCTGATATCCAGGTAATAGGAGGGGGAATCATTCCAGATACGGATATTCCAAAACTAGAAAAGATCGGTGTCAAAGCCGTCTTTACCCCTGGGACCAGGATCGAGGAGGCCATAGCCTGGGTGAGAAAGCACGTGAAACCCAGAGGCTGACACCGGACCAGGAGGAACAGCCATGATCGTGATGAAGGAGGGAAACAAACGGATCCCCAAATGGAACAGGAAGGTCTTCGCCGTGGCCGGGGGGCTAACCGATTACCGCAAGTGGTTTCCGGAGTATAAGCTCGAGGAACTCGTCATGCTCGCCTTCCGCCAGATGCTGGAGCAGAACGATCTGAAAATGGACCCCCTCGAGGTTAAGGGACTGATCAACTACGCGGTCTACGGGCATTTTGCGGATCACTTCCAGGACCAGCTTCTCTGTTCGGCCAAGGTCCACGACTACCTCGGCCTCGATCCCTTGTACAATGTGGGTATCAAGACGGGCGGTGCTACCGGGGGAAGCGCCGTACTCACCGGGGCTATGGCCGTGGCCAGTGGCTATGCCGACGTCGTTCTCGTTGCCGGATGGGAGCGAATGGACGAGGTGGACACCCGCACGGGCAATACCTACATCTCCTTTGCAGCATGCAAGGATTACGAGACCCGGCTGGCCCGCATGTACTCGGCCTACTACGCTCCCATGGCCAAACGCTTCATGGAGACCTACAACCTGTCAGAAGAGACCCGGGCCAAGGTGGCGGTGAAGAATCATCTCTACGCCTGCTCTTCGCCTTACGCGCAGCAGCCTGGCCGCTACACCGTCGAGGAGGTCCTCAACAGCAGAATCGCGGCCTGGCCACTTCGATTCCTCGAATGCTGTGCCATGAGTGTGGGAGCCGCCTCTATGCTCCTGTGCGACGAAAAGACCGCCTGGAGACTAACGGACCGCCCCTGCGAACTCTATATCGCCGGGGGCAGCCACACCCTCCGGGTGGCAGACAGGAGGCATCAGGCGATCCCCCTCCTCCCCCATGAGACGGAAGAGATGTACAGGGATCTGCTCGAACCCGGGTCACGGTACCCCGGGTTCGAGAGCTTCCTCGCTTCGAGGATGGCCGCCTGGTTCTGCTACCGCATGGCAGGGATAGAGAACCCCCTTGAGGATCTCGATCTGGTTGAGCTCCACGATGCCTTCACCATCAGTGATATCCAGACTTACGGCGACATCGGCCTCAGGCCCTACGGCCAGGAGCCGGACTACATCGAGTCCGGTGATGCGTATTACATCAATCCCAATACCGGGAAGCCGGGCAAATGCCCTTCAAACCTCTCCGGAGGGCTCATAGGCACCATGCACGCTGTGGGGGCGACCGGTATCTTCCAGGGCGTCGAGTGCCTCTGGCAGGTCCAGCAGAAGTACGACAAGTTCCACGGAGACCCCAAGATCTGGGAATTCTGGGGAAAGACCAAACCCGATGACTGGCAGAGCCTCCAGATCCCGGACCGCAAGGGATGCCAGGCGGCCTGGGTTTCTCATGCCGGTGTCGGCTCTCA
The Deltaproteobacteria bacterium DNA segment above includes these coding regions:
- a CDS encoding electron transfer flavoprotein subunit beta/FixA family protein; this translates as MDIVVCVKRVPETAEADIVIDETGKDIDTRGLVFDINEWDNYAVEEAVLLKEKYGGSVTVVSMGPQESNETLRRALAMGADEAIRLTDPAFSGSDGYAIARILGEAIRPLAYDLILTGVQAEDDGYGQVGPTLAEMLGIGHAAVVNMIERIDGGRARIHRELEGGLEEVLDLELPAVLTIQSGINEPRYVSIMGIRRVAKKEIRVLGLADLALKEDETGEQGSKSVVERVFLPPAGEGAQMLEGSVESLAESVVSILKEKGGLA
- a CDS encoding electron transfer flavoprotein subunit alpha/FixB family protein, whose product is MEDIFVLAEHRQGELRDITFEMLTKGKAMAEETGTSLAAVLLGHGVGKMAEQLKDKANRVILVEDPRLETYNSEAYERVLAELLEGENPRLLLIGHTAFGMDLAPSLATRIRVPIATDCIDVTIRDGEVRATRQVYGGKLNVEVRLKPAPQSVITIRPASFTVEEYSLTGEIVTVASPMEEEIVSKRFVEYVEAAAGEVDITQANILVSVGRGIKDQDNIPMVKELADALGAALSCSRPVVDKKWLPKERQVGTSGKTVKPKVYIAIGISGAFQHVAGMKGSGTIIAINKDPKAPIFSVAHYGIVGDLFKIVPALKEKVKEVFA
- a CDS encoding acyl-CoA dehydrogenase family protein — translated: MDFTLTDQQRDIQRAALDFARGEFDRDLAMELEKAHSFPTSIWKKACRLGFVGIHFPERYGGQGLGILENTLVVEAFCRQDSGIGVALSLADFSSEVIQRFGTEDQKTTYLPPVTRGEAISAGAYTEPDHGSDITRLSTRAVKQGRHFVINGTKTFITNGGLARHFVVLCQTDPGADPPHRGMSTLLVERDTPGFEASELGDKMGIRMTSTAELSFSDVRVPLGNLIGSENKGFYQVLEFFDESRIEIAAQALGIGQGAFDRSLGYAKERRQFGRRIADFQVTRHKLADMYTMLETARLLTYKAAWNYDQGRIDPQLTSMAKLHAARVGVEVAEEAVQILGGYGYMTEYEVERFYRDARIMEIYEGTREIQKNTIASSLVGKPE
- a CDS encoding CoB--CoM heterodisulfide reductase iron-sulfur subunit A family protein; this translates as MGVPPKETEHRVTPAALVIGGGIAGMQASLDIADKGFKVVLVEREPTIGGHMAQLDKTFPTLDCSSCILTPKMVEVGNHPNIELLTCAEVTRVEGEVGRFRVTITKKPRYVDLKRCTGCGLCAEACVQHNRIPNEFDMGMGKRSAIYIPFPQAVPQKYLIDPNRCFMLTKGKCGKQPRCQEACGPGAIDFGQKEETLTIRAGVIVVATGYDQFDGRLKPEYGYGLYENVLSAIEFERLCSASGPTRGRLERNGKEPKRVVFIQCVGSRDRTVGNPYCSRVCCMYTAKQAHLVRELIPDAKITVCYMDVRAYGKGYEEFYDRVQKEGVVFRRGNPSEIYREGDCLVVRGEDTLLGMPYEEKADLVVLANGLVPRADAQDLGLLLGISHTEDGFFEEAETKETILTARPGVFLAGCCQGPKDIPDTVAQASGAAALSCIHLAEQRAGAEGPKANRGGPQQYARDRHGAPE
- a CDS encoding CoB--CoM heterodisulfide reductase iron-sulfur subunit A family protein, whose protein sequence is MKIGVYICHCGVNIADHVDVEAVRDAAKAEPHVAIARDYTYMCSDPGQDLIARDIESEKLDRIVVAACSPNMHERTFRNVLSKAGLNPYLLEIANIREHCSWVHTDREKATAKAIDLVLAALAKLRLLEPLETEERGVTPACLVIGGGIAGIQAALDIAASGFQAHLVEREPFVGGHVARLDRTFPYLEEAEGLIRPRVEALLSHPRINVMTLSQVETVEGSIGEFRVGVRRKPRYVDTQKCEACGECLKACPVDVVSQDRVEPQTRKAIYLPSPSGPGSFPVVDPNACLRLQGQTCDLCERACPVEAIDFAQEEHTEELKAGAIVVATGHDHFDATEKGEFGYGRYDRLITAPQMESLMSRGVSEGGEFSIGGSVPKTVAFIQCVGSRDKKVGNEYCSRVCCAYTAKQALWVRDQIPDSEVTVFYIDVRTFGKGYEELYEKAQKKGVIYTKGIPSEIFKSGGKLVLRGEDGLLARPYEKAFDLVILSTGLVPSKGAGNLRAVLKLSLSSDGFFMEAHPKLRPLDTASDGIFLAGTCQGPKDIADTLAQAHGAASRAATVLFRGKVAIDPVIASVDDQICSGCGICEGICEYGALKLEPYTGKMTVNRALCKGCGACNSACPNGAISLRHFRADQILAQVYSLCLGW
- a CDS encoding methylmalonyl-CoA mutase family protein, with the translated sequence MSKDDLTRIRQGRRLRKRDLEEAESKVPPRSHRFSTVSDLEIEALYTPEDVKDLDYSRDLGFPGRYPFTRGIHPSMYRGRLWTMRMFSGLGGPEETNRRFKYLLEQGETGLSVAFHFPTLMGYDSDSPMARGEVGKCGVAVDTLRDMEILLDGIALDRVTTSMTINPPASILLAMYIVVAEKQGVDRRQISGTIQNDMLKEFIAQKTLMLPPGPSIRLIVDTVEFCTREVPCWNTISVSGYHIREAGATAVQELAFTLADGIAYVEACIERGLGVDDFAPRLSFFFDSHIDFFEEISKLRAARRMWAKIMKDRFGARNPRSWMLRFHTQTAGVSLTAQQPYNNVVRTTVEAMAAVLGGTQSLHTNALDETYAIPTEEAAFIALRTQQILAEETGIANTIDPLAGSYFVEALTNRIEHDAWQYIGKIDKMGGMVRAIERGYPQAEIAESAYRYQQQIDRGEKTLIGVNRYVTEHPPIHTWHMDPAIEKRQLERLRAVKEARDAALVEACLRKIRDAALTKENLMPYIIDAVRAYATVQEICDVFREVFGTYRDPGMF
- a CDS encoding cobalamin B12-binding domain-containing protein — its product is MGGERKIRILIAKPGLDGHDRGARVIARGFRDAGFEVVYTGLHQTPEQIVATAIQEDVDLIGLSILSGAHDYLFPRIIELLKEKGAADIQVIGGGIIPDTDIPKLEKIGVKAVFTPGTRIEEAIAWVRKHVKPRG
- a CDS encoding thiolase domain-containing protein (Catalyzes the synthesis of acetoacetyl coenzyme A from two molecules of acetyl coenzyme A. It can also act as a thiolase, catalyzing the reverse reaction and generating two-carbon units from the four-carbon product of fatty acid oxidation), encoding MIVMKEGNKRIPKWNRKVFAVAGGLTDYRKWFPEYKLEELVMLAFRQMLEQNDLKMDPLEVKGLINYAVYGHFADHFQDQLLCSAKVHDYLGLDPLYNVGIKTGGATGGSAVLTGAMAVASGYADVVLVAGWERMDEVDTRTGNTYISFAACKDYETRLARMYSAYYAPMAKRFMETYNLSEETRAKVAVKNHLYACSSPYAQQPGRYTVEEVLNSRIAAWPLRFLECCAMSVGAASMLLCDEKTAWRLTDRPCELYIAGGSHTLRVADRRHQAIPLLPHETEEMYRDLLEPGSRYPGFESFLASRMAAWFCYRMAGIENPLEDLDLVELHDAFTISDIQTYGDIGLRPYGQEPDYIESGDAYYINPNTGKPGKCPSNLSGGLIGTMHAVGATGIFQGVECLWQVQQKYDKFHGDPKIWEFWGKTKPDDWQSLQIPDRKGCQAAWVSHAGVGSHVTLGILRKAWQ